In Bacteroides cellulosilyticus, the genomic stretch TAGACAGGAGCTATTTTCAATGCTGTATGCAGTTGAGAGGTAGTAGCGCCACCTATCAATAAAGGAATATCGGCACCTACCTTTTCCAGTTCCATAGCCACGTGTACCATTTCTTCCAATGACGGGGTTATCAGACCACTGAGTCCAATCATATCCACCTTTTCTTCCAAGGCACGCTGAACAATCGTTTCGGCAGGTACCATCACACCAAGGTCTATAATCTCATAACCATTGCAGGCCATGACCACAGAAACGATATTTTTGCCTATATCATGCACATCACCTTTCACCGTGGCAAGCAGGACTTTTCCGGCGGAGGTGGAGCCTTCTTGTTTTTCCGCTTCAATTACAGGCTGAAGAATGGCAACGGCTTTCTTCATGGTACGGGCTGTTTTCACCACCTGGGGCAAAAACATTTTTCCGGCGCCAAAGAGCTCACCTACATAGTTCATACCTGACATTAAAGGACCTTCGATGATATCCACAGCTTTCGAATAAAGCTTCAGGGCTTCTGCCAAGTCTTCCTCCAGATAGTCACCAATTCCTTTTGTCAAAGCATGTTTCAAACGTTCTTCCACACTTGTTCCATTACGCCATGAAAGAGGAGCAACTTGTTTATCAGTGGCATTACCTTTCTGTTGTTCGGCAGCTGCTTTCAGTTGTTCAGCAGTTTCTATCAGGCGTTCGGCAGCATCGGGACGACGGTTTAAAACCACATCCTCTATACGTTCCAGTATATCGGCAGGGATGTCGGTATAAAGTACAGCCGTAGCCGGATTTACGATTCCCATATCCATTCCTTCACGGATGGCATGATAAAGGAACACCGCATGCATGGCTTCACGGATATAATTGTTGCCGCGGAAAGAGAATGAAAGATTGCTAACGCCACCACTGACATGCGCACCCGGCAGATTCTTACGTATCCAACCGGTAGCCCGGATGAAGTCTACAGCATAATTATTATGTTCGTCCATACCCGTAGCTACGGCAAGGACGTTAGGGTCAAAGATAATATCATGAGGATTAAAGCCCACTTTTTCAACCAAAAGCTGATAAGCACGGGCACACACTTCAATCTTACGCTCGTATGTATCCGCCTGTCCTTTTTCATCAAAAGCCATTACTACGGTAGCCGCACCATATTGCCTGATCGTGCGGGCATGTTCCAGAAACTTTTCTTCTCCCTCTTTCAGAGAGATTGAATTCACGATGGACTTTCCTTGCAGACATTTCAATCCGGCAACGATTACCTCCCATTTAGAGGAGTCAATCATCACAGGAACACGGGCAATCTCAGGCTCAGAAGCAATCAGATTGAGGAAAGTAGTCATTTCAGCCTGTGCATCCAGCAGGCCATCGTCCATATTTACATCCACCACCTGCGCCCCGTCTTCTACTTGCTGACGGGCAATGCTGAGGGCTTCATCGTATTTCTTTTCATTAACCAGACGCAGGAACTTGCGGGAACCGGCCACATTGCAGCGTTCTCCCACATTGATAAAGTTCTTCTCAGGAGTCACTTCCAGCAATTCCAGGCCGGAAAGCCAAAGACTTTCGGATTTCGGAGCAGGAACATGGGGAACAGCACCGGCTATCAAGGCAGGATATTCGGCGATGTATGCATCGGTCGTACCACAGCAACCGCCAATGATGTTTATCAGCCCTTCCTGAATATACTCTTTCACTTCATGCGCCATATCGGCAGGCGTCTGGTCATATTGTCCCAGGCTGTTGGGCAACCCCGCATTGGGATATGCACTGATATAATAAGGAGCACGGGCAGCAAGCTGTTCCAGGAAAGGTTTCAGCTGGCGGGCGCCAAACGAGCAGTTCAAGCCTACCGAAAAGATATTGGCATGCTGAACCGAGGCAAGAAAAGCCTCCAAAGTCTGTCCCGACAGAGTACGTCCTCCTGTATCGGATACGGTAACGGACAGCATAACAGGAACTTGAACGCCTGTAGCCTCCATCGCCTTTTCCGCAGCAAAGATAGCTGCTTTGGCATTCAATGTATCGAATACGGTTTCTATTAACAGAGCATCCACTCCACCTTCCAGCAAAGCTTCCATCTGTTCCCGATAGGCATCGGCAAGTTCATCGTAAGTCAGCGCACGCATAGCCGGATTATTCACATCGGGACTCATGGAGCAAGTCTTATTGGTAGGTCCGATAGAGCCGGCTACAAAACGTGGTTTATCAGGTGTAGAAAATTCATCAGCTACTTCACGTGCCAGTTTAACGGCAGCCAGATTCATCTCACGTACATATTCCTGCACATGATAATCGGCCATACTGACACTGGTAGAACTAAACGTATTGGTTTCAATGATATCGGCACCTGCCATAAGATATTTACGGTGTATATCCTGTATCACATCAGGGCGCGTCAGGCAAAGCAAATCATTGTTTCCTTTCATCTGCCCGGGGATGTCAGCAAAGCGCTCCCCCCTGAAGTCTTCCTCCGTCAAGTTGTACCGTTGTATCATGGTGCCCATAGCACCGTCTAAAATAAGGATGCGCTCACGCACCAACTTTTCAATAGAAACCATTTGTATTCAGTGATAGAATGGTAATGTGATAAAGTGGTAAAGTGATATTACTCTATCACATTATCACTTTATCACATTACCACGTTAAACAATCATCTCTTAAACATCCGCGCCATATCGCGTTTATCATCTTTCTCTTTCAACGCTTCGCGCTTGTCGTACTGCTTTTTACCTTTAGCAAGGGCTACCACCACTTTGGCAAGCCCTTTTTCATTAATAAACATACGAATGGGAACCATTGTAAAACCGGGATCTTTTGCTCCACGCGCCAGTTTATCAAGTTCTTTTTTAGTAAGTAAGAGTTTGCGCTCCCTGCGTGCCGAATGGTTATTATACGAACCGTAGAAGTATTCGGAAATATGCATATTCTTCACCCACAACTCGCCATTGGCAAAGTAACAGAAGGTATCCACAAGGCTTGCTTTACCCATGCGGATCGATTTAATTTCCGTACCCGTGAGCACAATGCCCGCGGTATAAGTGTCTACCAATTCGTAATCGAATGTAGCGCGCTTATTTTTTATATTAACAGGAGCTTGTTTCATGATTTCAAACGTTAATTAAGCACCATCGTCAGCTTGTTGAATATCAACTGGATGAGCATAGGACAGGCAATCAGTAGGATGGAAGAAATGATTGTAAACCGTAACCGGTCTTTTTCTTCTACTTTCATCAACGTGGAAGCCCCCTCCCACACCACATACACAATATAGAACTGCAACAGCAATCCGATGATATTAAAGTCCGGCAATATGCCGATAATAATCTGGAGCAAGAAAAGAACAACCAGCGCATAGCCCGCAAACTGTTGCGTCAACGGCATGTCACTGTCCATCATAAACATTTTAACGCGCATCCCATTTATGAGATACGCAGCCAGAAAATATCCTCCAAAGAGGGATACTGCCACCGCGCAACATTGCGTCATGGCATATTGAAAACTCTCGGGACCGCCCCATCCCTTCGCCAGCAAAGAACCGATGAAGACGGACAATCCACATAAACCAATCATAGGATAGACAAAAGCAGTAAATACTTTTCGCCTATCCTCTTCCAAACGAATTTCCTCCCAGGCCTTGGCCGGAGAGGAAATCAGTAACATTGCTATATGGAATAATGCTTTATAATCCAAATTATTTAACTGTATATTCCCACACTTGTTCAGTAGCTCCTTCCAAAGAATTCTTCGAAGTATTGACCTGACCTACCAACTTAATCTTAGTCGGCTTCTGTCCCGCTTTAGATTGAAATGCATACAGTGCAGAAGTTAATGGATATGCCTTAATCGTGGAAGTATATGCTTCGCGTTTAACCTCCTCCTCACTTGTTTCTGTAATTACATGATTAAGAGTCAAAACAAGTTCTTCATCTCCCTGCTTAATACTTTCTAAATCATAAGTAAGTACAAAAGCATGTTTTGCTAACTCTTCTTTTTGCTTTTCATCGCCAGTTTCCTGTTTTACCCAATATACAGGGGTTACATACAAATATTCATTATCAAAGATAACAGCCGGATCTATATTCCGGCTCCCTGTCGAGGAAGATACAATGCCAGAAAAAGCGTATAGAGCCGAGTTTGCTTTGGTAGATTCAGAAATACCGGTTGGTCCTTCAGAATTCTTTGCATTTAAGGCAATCGGTTCAATGCCATTCCAAACTGTTACATTTATAGAAGGTGCATCAACTGATTGTTCTTCCGTATTAAATTGGAAATATAGCATATAAAGTTCTCCCATATTAAAAGATGCTGTAGAGGAACCTGATAAAACTAATTTTTGTCCATTAATAGTCTGAAAAGTGGGAGGATAGAAATTCACACACTTAACAGGAAAAGCATCACTATATATAGGATCACTTTCGCTATTTAAGCATGAAGATAAAGAAACACCCATTATTAAGGTAAGGGCAACCATCCAGATTTTTAATTTAGCCATTTTCATTGTTCTATAAATATTAGAGTTTGCAAATTTAGATAAAAGAATCGAGTTGCATAGCACTCTCCTCGTTTTTTCATTGTTTTTAAGAGTAAATGAAATATGAATCTAAATACTGCACCCCTTGCCTCCTATTTAACATCAATTCACAAACAACGTAATATCAGAGAAAAGAAAAGTGTAACAACCAAACAGTGTACTTGTGGCGAACATCTTCCCAACAGCAGATAAATAGCAATAAAGTTAAAGTAAAACATTACTTTACTTTAACCTTTTTATCACTATGCCTTATTCTAATCTTTGTTTTCCAATTGCGGGCTATTCAGCCCACAATTAAAAAACGGATAGCCCACAGATGGAAACCAACGGGTCCACAATTGGGGGATAGAGTTTTAGTTTAGACCTAACCACATTTTAAATTAAGGGTATGTACTTTTAGAAGTAAAGGAAAAGAGATCTTTCTTTAGTCATTTACGGATAAATCCTAAGGAAGAAAGAGGGAAAATACGATTTTGAGAGGAAGAAAGCCCTACATTAGAGATAATAAGACCCAAAAACGCTGCTTTTTCACACAAAATACCTCTATTCAGCATTTATCGAATTATCAACTGTCAGACAAGAAGATAAGTCTTTTTTTTTGTAAATATTCTACAAAAAGTGGTGTAGATAAACTGTTTATCTACACCACTTTTTCAGCTTACCTACACATACCTCCCCCTCCTATCAGCAAAGGGTTTCAGGCACATGGATGTAGGTGTGCAGACAAGATTGCCCAAAAACTCTCTTGTCAGACGATTTTAGCAAACAGCTCCAGATGTTCATCTACATAACTGGCTACCATAGCTGTGATTCCTTCCTCTTTTTCCAAAAATTCTTCTTCCAGTTCATCGAAAGCTTCATATTGCTCGTACATAGCCATGAATTCATCATCAGTGCGTTCCCGTTCCAGATCTTCACGATGGGCATCATAAATCTTTTTAGCTCTATATACCAGTTTACCGAAATCTTCTGCTCCCCACAGACGCATCACTTTAGCAAATGGATTGGCAAAAATATAACCACCATACCCATTCTGTATCAACTGGCAGAAGCCACCATCCATTACTTCATCACGAAAGATCTGGTATGCAAGTAAAGTGTGCTGCTCACCTGTCAGTAATGGCATGGATTCAGCGGTTAGTTCACCACCTATCACTTCTTTATATCTGTCGGTAAATACCTGAATAAAAGTATCCATCCCCTCGCCTGCTGCTTTGCGCAAGGCGGCATCAGTAATTTCTATCATAATCTTCTTATATGTTAAAGCGACTTTTTAAGTAATCTTCCTTTCTCTATCCAATACTCTGGTCAGTTATCTCACTTGCGGGGTGACTTGCGGGGTACTTTTTTATGCAATAGAAGTTCCATTTTTATAAATACCAATATATAATCCCACACAAGATAATTTTAAAAAGCTATAACCTCTCTTTCCAAATCATCGGCAAGATGCCGCTTATATTCCGCACGATTAGTTCCTGATGTCATATCACTTTCATCTTAATCATTACTATCTTTGCGATCTTGGCGCCCACAAAGATAATGCTTACTTACCAGATTTACCCCAATTCTGTTGAATAAAAAATAATTGCCTTCTACAATTCCCAGGAAACAGCACTCCATCTGGCTCAACTGGCAGGTGTACACTTCGACAAGAAACTTGCCAGTTTTAGTATAAGTCACCCTATTTCGTTCCCATTAGGAGAAACTGCCGTTTCCATTAAGGGGAACGCTCGTTCCCACGAAGGGAAACTGTCGTTCCCATGAAGAGGGAACTGCTATTTCACCATAGGGGACAGACTTCATGTGTATAGAACTGGTAACAGTGAACTCATTCCGGAGCAATGAAATCCCATAGTATACAGACAAAAATAGAGTATTCGTACCAATATCAGCCACAAATGCAAAAAACAGCATTACAGTCTGACAACAAGTCTATTAGCTGGCTATTTTGTAAACAAACAGAACGAAAAGAGTGACGGTAAAACAGTTGCCAACACTTACCGTCACTGTTATCAGCACAGATAACATACTATATATCTGCCTCTTACTCCAAAAGTGACGGTGTGCTGGTAAATATATAAAAAACTCCCGTGAGAAAAGAAGCCATTTTATGGCAGGACATCCGCGCAATAAATAGGACGTACGGCTTTTGACTCAAAACCGAAAAGTAATGAACTAAACGATAATTTAAATCGCTACAATTTCCGCAGAATTCCTTTATCTCCCACAACGAAGTAAGTATTCTTATCAATCAGCAATGCACGACCACGTTTCTTCTTCTGATTTTCTTTATTGTCTACATTGACACCGATAACCTTGCCATCATAAAAAGTAGAAATATCCTTGAAGATGGTATGTCCTACGATAATGTGTTTGGCTTTATAGCGTTCCATCACCATTTGCAGGCTGTCCTGTGCCATTGGATGATACTTGGCATCTGTACGTACAAGGCCACGATACCAGATAGGACCATCATTACCATACAGAAATGCTGTCAATGGAGAAAGAGCCCTGCGTTCTTTCTTATTCATGAAAAGGGCTTTACCCATTTCTTCGTTCACGGTAGGAATGCTTAAATTACGGTCATAAAAATTCTTGCCTAATCCGGCATGAACATAAAGGTCGCTGCCAATGGTCTGCATCGTATTGCGAGTTCCTAACCATTTACCCAATTCCGTATCGGGTCCAAAAAGTTTAGGGTAATCCATATTCAATTTCTGTGCCAGCACTTTATATTTATCTTTCGTATAGCGCAAGTCATTGGCCAATACCAACGGCTCATGATTCCCTAACAGGAAAGAAACAGTTCCACCTGCTTTTGCAGCCTCATCTTCCAACTTATAAAACAGCCAGAATATTTGCGGTACATCTTTTCCACGATCGAAAATATCACCGATAACCATCAGGTGATTATTACCATAGTTCCAATTATAGTTTTTATCGATAACCCCATTGCCCTGCAACAAGCTAATAACACAATCCAACCTACCGTGCGGGTCGGACATAACAAACACTTTCTCCGGTTGCCGATATTGCCAATCGGGACGTTTCACAGGATGCAATTTCACATCAAACGGAAACCGCCCTTTATGATCTACCACATGCAGAGTAAAATCTTCGGGTAGTGCAGCATAAGTCGTGTCGGTAATTTTCCCTTTCTTATCGACACTGATGACACGCGTTTTACCATCAGGCTGATAAAGCACATACGGTCCGTCAGCCGATAACTCTTCCTTTTTCTCTTTGTCTTTCTTCTTATCGTCTGAACCAAAAGTTCCGGCGTTTAGGCCGGAACTAATGAACATTAGAGTAAATGCGATAAGAAAGTACTTCATGAAACTTGTCTTACTCGTCATATATCATTTATTAAAATTATCTTCCACCATATTCAGGATTCTGTTCCATATTAGGATTGGCATCCATTTCCTTCTTGGGAATAGGAAGTACAATCATATAGAAATTCCAGTCATAGGTCATATACTTCGTATCATGCTTGGTCTTACTCAGATTACTATCCTTTACATCCTTACGCTCCACCGTTAACCCATTTCTGATAACATCATACATGCGGTGTCCTTCGGCAACCAGTTCTTTACGGCGTTCGTTCAGCACTCTCTCCAAAGTAATAGTCTGTCCCACCACTGTATTATCCGGGTTAGCACGCTTCACAATCGGATCGAGATACTTAACAGCAGCATCATTATCATTCACCTTCACAGCAGCTTCGGCTGCATTCAGATAAGCCTCGGAAAGACGAATCAGCGGGATATTGGCATCTTCAATATTCTCTTCACTCTGCGGCTGGTACTTATTTACATAAGCATAATATTTTTTATCGAAGCTCAGCAACTTAAGACGTATATCCTTCGGGTCTTCCTTCAGGAACTGATAGAAAGAGCAGGTGATGCACATATCATCGTAACCGTCATAAGAATTGAGATAACCCATACTTTCTTTACCCGGACTGTCAGTAGTGAGATTTACGATTTCGAACAATACTTCACCCGGTTTGGAGGCCGAAGCATCTTCTCCCCAAGCTGTGGGGTAATCTTCATTGGTCCACAAAGCGTATTTATTCTTTTCTGCACCTGTAATGGCATCACCCGCCATTTTCAATGCATTGGCATTCTCACCCTTGTAAAGATAAACACGACTGAGAAGCACCATTGCACCCCATTTGTTTATTTTACCCTTATTGAATTTCTCGCCCAATAAAGAAATACTTTGGGTAAGATCATCGATTATCTTCGTATAGCATTGAGCTACAGTGTTGCGTGTCGGCTTGCTATCAATCGTGGACAGACCTTCTATAATAGGCACACCCAGCGATGCCCCGTTATCTTTCAGATACGGATAACCGAAGATACGGGTCAGATCGAACAATGCCAGACCACGAATGGCCAGTGCCTCTCCTTTCAAATCATCACGGTATGCTTTGTCTTCTTCATCAATAGCCAGTTTATCAATATTCATCAAAATCAGATTACAATTCTGGATAATAGAATAAAGATAAGACCAATGGCTGG encodes the following:
- a CDS encoding RagB/SusD family nutrient uptake outer membrane protein; this translates as MKPLKYLFISSMLFVATSCGNSWLDLEPSTSVDTETSIKILSDVEFTLNGIYSTMQSSDAYSGRLVYYGDVTGDDMQAVSSTKRVANYYRFNFTKDDNPSSHWSYLYSIIQNCNLILMNIDKLAIDEEDKAYRDDLKGEALAIRGLALFDLTRIFGYPYLKDNGASLGVPIIEGLSTIDSKPTRNTVAQCYTKIIDDLTQSISLLGEKFNKGKINKWGAMVLLSRVYLYKGENANALKMAGDAITGAEKNKYALWTNEDYPTAWGEDASASKPGEVLFEIVNLTTDSPGKESMGYLNSYDGYDDMCITCSFYQFLKEDPKDIRLKLLSFDKKYYAYVNKYQPQSEENIEDANIPLIRLSEAYLNAAEAAVKVNDNDAAVKYLDPIVKRANPDNTVVGQTITLERVLNERRKELVAEGHRMYDVIRNGLTVERKDVKDSNLSKTKHDTKYMTYDWNFYMIVLPIPKKEMDANPNMEQNPEYGGR
- the smpB gene encoding SsrA-binding protein, with protein sequence MKQAPVNIKNKRATFDYELVDTYTAGIVLTGTEIKSIRMGKASLVDTFCYFANGELWVKNMHISEYFYGSYNNHSARRERKLLLTKKELDKLARGAKDPGFTMVPIRMFINEKGLAKVVVALAKGKKQYDKREALKEKDDKRDMARMFKR
- a CDS encoding metallophosphoesterase; the protein is MTSKTSFMKYFLIAFTLMFISSGLNAGTFGSDDKKKDKEKKEELSADGPYVLYQPDGKTRVISVDKKGKITDTTYAALPEDFTLHVVDHKGRFPFDVKLHPVKRPDWQYRQPEKVFVMSDPHGRLDCVISLLQGNGVIDKNYNWNYGNNHLMVIGDIFDRGKDVPQIFWLFYKLEDEAAKAGGTVSFLLGNHEPLVLANDLRYTKDKYKVLAQKLNMDYPKLFGPDTELGKWLGTRNTMQTIGSDLYVHAGLGKNFYDRNLSIPTVNEEMGKALFMNKKERRALSPLTAFLYGNDGPIWYRGLVRTDAKYHPMAQDSLQMVMERYKAKHIIVGHTIFKDISTFYDGKVIGVNVDNKENQKKKRGRALLIDKNTYFVVGDKGILRKL
- a CDS encoding Yip1 family protein, yielding MLLISSPAKAWEEIRLEEDRRKVFTAFVYPMIGLCGLSVFIGSLLAKGWGGPESFQYAMTQCCAVAVSLFGGYFLAAYLINGMRVKMFMMDSDMPLTQQFAGYALVVLFLLQIIIGILPDFNIIGLLLQFYIVYVVWEGASTLMKVEEKDRLRFTIISSILLIACPMLIQLIFNKLTMVLN
- the metH gene encoding methionine synthase; protein product: MVSIEKLVRERILILDGAMGTMIQRYNLTEEDFRGERFADIPGQMKGNNDLLCLTRPDVIQDIHRKYLMAGADIIETNTFSSTSVSMADYHVQEYVREMNLAAVKLAREVADEFSTPDKPRFVAGSIGPTNKTCSMSPDVNNPAMRALTYDELADAYREQMEALLEGGVDALLIETVFDTLNAKAAIFAAEKAMEATGVQVPVMLSVTVSDTGGRTLSGQTLEAFLASVQHANIFSVGLNCSFGARQLKPFLEQLAARAPYYISAYPNAGLPNSLGQYDQTPADMAHEVKEYIQEGLINIIGGCCGTTDAYIAEYPALIAGAVPHVPAPKSESLWLSGLELLEVTPEKNFINVGERCNVAGSRKFLRLVNEKKYDEALSIARQQVEDGAQVVDVNMDDGLLDAQAEMTTFLNLIASEPEIARVPVMIDSSKWEVIVAGLKCLQGKSIVNSISLKEGEEKFLEHARTIRQYGAATVVMAFDEKGQADTYERKIEVCARAYQLLVEKVGFNPHDIIFDPNVLAVATGMDEHNNYAVDFIRATGWIRKNLPGAHVSGGVSNLSFSFRGNNYIREAMHAVFLYHAIREGMDMGIVNPATAVLYTDIPADILERIEDVVLNRRPDAAERLIETAEQLKAAAEQQKGNATDKQVAPLSWRNGTSVEERLKHALTKGIGDYLEEDLAEALKLYSKAVDIIEGPLMSGMNYVGELFGAGKMFLPQVVKTARTMKKAVAILQPVIEAEKQEGSTSAGKVLLATVKGDVHDIGKNIVSVVMACNGYEIIDLGVMVPAETIVQRALEEKVDMIGLSGLITPSLEEMVHVAMELEKVGADIPLLIGGATTSQLHTALKIAPVYHAPVVHLKDASQNATIAARLMNPKAKEELKEKLSSEYQRLREKSVTQAPKTVSLEEAQKNKLNLF
- a CDS encoding DMP19 family protein, producing the protein MIEITDAALRKAAGEGMDTFIQVFTDRYKEVIGGELTAESMPLLTGEQHTLLAYQIFRDEVMDGGFCQLIQNGYGGYIFANPFAKVMRLWGAEDFGKLVYRAKKIYDAHREDLERERTDDEFMAMYEQYEAFDELEEEFLEKEEGITAMVASYVDEHLELFAKIV